The proteins below are encoded in one region of Candidatus Auribacterota bacterium:
- a CDS encoding FAD:protein FMN transferase — protein MGVRVRVGVVLLGTVMGAAAAVFLFRPREWRTAAPAMGTHATVTLVGTPLDKMSGAMRRLSAAALGEIRAVERLMSIYEPESDVGRLNRNAPGEELAIDARTSEVLTAAIESSRLSGGAFNMCILPAERLWGFKTGHARRVPPAERVEIPAGDGSDISLRVADGRHFARFLKEGTKIDLGGIAAGYAVDRAIKVLREMNARGALVDIGGDCYCMGTSAGGTPWRVGVRHPRGGGALTVLELSDRAVATSGDYEDFFVESGKRYSHIFDPRTGRPADSDVISATVISRSCTTADALATALVVLGKDEGLQLVRRLPSTECILVTEEAGRLSVIQSSDNIGQ, from the coding sequence ATGGGTGTGCGCGTGAGGGTGGGAGTGGTGCTCCTCGGGACGGTGATGGGCGCGGCCGCGGCTGTTTTCCTTTTCAGGCCGCGCGAGTGGCGCACGGCGGCTCCCGCGATGGGGACCCATGCCACCGTGACGCTCGTGGGGACGCCGCTTGATAAAATGTCCGGTGCAATGCGCCGTCTCTCCGCTGCCGCCCTCGGCGAGATCAGAGCGGTTGAGCGCCTGATGAGCATCTATGAGCCGGAGAGCGATGTGGGGCGCCTGAATCGAAACGCGCCTGGCGAGGAACTCGCGATTGATGCCCGCACCTCCGAGGTGCTCACCGCGGCGATCGAGTCGTCGAGGCTCTCCGGCGGGGCTTTTAATATGTGTATTCTCCCCGCGGAGCGCCTCTGGGGCTTTAAAACCGGCCACGCGCGCAGGGTGCCTCCAGCCGAGAGGGTTGAAATCCCTGCCGGCGATGGCTCAGACATCTCACTGAGGGTGGCGGACGGGCGCCATTTCGCGAGGTTCCTCAAGGAGGGGACGAAGATCGACCTGGGTGGTATTGCCGCGGGTTACGCGGTGGACAGGGCGATCAAGGTTTTAAGGGAAATGAACGCGCGCGGCGCCCTCGTGGATATAGGGGGGGATTGCTACTGTATGGGGACGAGCGCCGGCGGAACGCCCTGGAGGGTGGGGGTCCGCCATCCCCGCGGGGGAGGGGCCCTGACCGTACTCGAGCTTTCGGACAGGGCAGTGGCGACGTCGGGCGACTACGAGGATTTTTTCGTGGAGAGCGGGAAGCGGTACAGCCACATATTTGATCCTCGCACCGGCCGGCCTGCCGACAGCGATGTCATCAGCGCGACGGTGATCTCACGCTCGTGTACGACGGCGGATGCGCTGGCGACGGCGCTGGTGGTGCTGGGGAAGGACGAAGGGCTCCAGCTCGTCAGACGATTGCCGTCCACGGAGTGCATCCTGGTGACCGAGGAGGCAGGGAGGCTGAGTGTGATCCAGTCGTCGGATAACATCGGCCAGTGA